ATAGGCAGGTATCAGGAGGCCAGAACCGTCGGCGAGGACCGGGAATCCGCGTACTACAGCATGTTCGGTGGCACCGCCCACGTGGTGCTGGGTTCCGGTCTGACCATCGCCGGCGCCATGCTGTGCCTGCACTTCACCCGGCTGCCGTACTTCCAGACCCTCGGTGTGCCGATGGCCTTCGGCATGGTGGTGGTGGTGCTGGCCGCACTCACGCTGGGTCCGGCGATCATCACGGTGGCCAGCCGTTACCGCAACATCCTGGAACCCCGGCGCTCCATGCGCATCCGCAGCTGGCGCCGGGTCGCCGCGGTCGTGGTGCGCTGGCCCGGTGCCGTGCTGATGGCCACGATCGCGTTGTCGCTGATCGGTCTGCTCGCGCTGCCCGGCTACCGGACCAACTACAACGACCGCAACTATCTGCCCGAAGACCTGCCGGCCCAGCAGGGCTACGCGGCCGCCGAGCGGCACTTCGGAGTGGCCCGGATGAATCCGGAGCTGCTGCTCATCGAGACCGACCGCGATCTGCGCAACTCGGCGGACTTCCTGGTGATCGACAAGATCGCCAAGGCGGTGTTCAAGGTGCCCGGCATCGGCAACGTGCAGGCCATCACCCGCCCGCAGGGCGAACCGCTGGAGTTCAGCACCATCCCCGCCCAGATGAGCATGGGCGGCACCAATCAGCAGATGAACCAGAAGTACATGGAAGACATGTTCGCGAACATGCTGCTGCAGGCCGACGACATGCAATCCACCATCGACACCATGAAGCGGATGGTCTCGCTCATGGGAGAGATGAGCGCCACCACGCACAGCATGGTCGGCAAGACCGATGCGATGGCCGCCGACATCGCGGAGTTGCGGGACAACATCTCCAATTTCGACGACTTCATCCGCCCGCTGCGCAACTACCTGTACTGGGAACCGCACTGCTACAACATCCCGGTGTGCTGGTCCATGCGCTCGGTGATGGACGCGCTCGACGGCACCGACACGATGACCTCGAAGTTCGAGGAGATCCTGCCGGACATGCACCGCCTCGACGAACTCATGCCGCAGATGCTGGAGACGATGCCGTCGCAGATCGCGTCGATGGAATCCTCCCGCGAGATGATCCTGCGGATGTACCAGACCCAGAAGGGTATGCAGGACCAGGGCATGGCGATGCAGGACAACCAGAGCGCCATGGGTGACGCGTTCAACGACGCCAAGAACGACGACACCTTCTACCTGCCACCGGAGATCTTCAACAACGAAGACTTCAAACGCGGGATGGAGAGCTTCATCTCCCCCGACGGAAAATCGGTGCGGTTCATCATCTCTCACGAGAACGATCCGCTGACCCCCGACGGCATCAAACTGGTCGAGAAGATCACGACCGCCGCCAAGGAGGCCATCAAGGGCACCCCGCTGGAGGGGTCGAAGATCTATCTGACCGGCACCGCGGCCGCGTTCAAGGACATGCAGGAAGGCAACGACTGGGATCTGATCATCGCCGGGATCGCGGCGCTGAGCCTGATCTTCATCATCATGCTGCTGATCACCCGCAGCCTGGTGGCCGCCGCCGTCATCGTCGGCACCGTGGTGGTGTCCCTCGGCGCGTCGTTCGGCCTGTCCATCCTTGTCTGGCAACACATCCTGGGTATCGAACTGCACTTCATGGTGATGGCGATGGCGGTGATCGTGCTGCTCGCCGTCGGCGCCGACTACAACCTGCTGCTGGTCGCCAGAATCAAGGAGGAAATCCACGCGGGTCTCAACACCGGCATCAT
This region of Mycolicibacterium diernhoferi genomic DNA includes:
- a CDS encoding RND family transporter → MPDSPAAPVVAPHQQHRGGIAGFIRRFAVLIIIAWVALVALLSITVPPLETVGQMRSVSMSPDYAPAVVASKRVGEVFDEYKSDSSVMIVLEGEQALGADAHYFYNDMVDRLEADTEHVEHVQDFWGDPLTQDGAQSSDGKAAYVQVYLAGNMGESLANESVQAATEIVRAVPPPPGVEVFVTGMSALAADQQISGDRSVQVIEGVIFLVIISMLLLVYRSIVTTILVLVMVVLGLTAARGVVAFLGYHELIGLSTFATQLLVTLAVASATDYAIFLIGRYQEARTVGEDRESAYYSMFGGTAHVVLGSGLTIAGAMLCLHFTRLPYFQTLGVPMAFGMVVVVLAALTLGPAIITVASRYRNILEPRRSMRIRSWRRVAAVVVRWPGAVLMATIALSLIGLLALPGYRTNYNDRNYLPEDLPAQQGYAAAERHFGVARMNPELLLIETDRDLRNSADFLVIDKIAKAVFKVPGIGNVQAITRPQGEPLEFSTIPAQMSMGGTNQQMNQKYMEDMFANMLLQADDMQSTIDTMKRMVSLMGEMSATTHSMVGKTDAMAADIAELRDNISNFDDFIRPLRNYLYWEPHCYNIPVCWSMRSVMDALDGTDTMTSKFEEILPDMHRLDELMPQMLETMPSQIASMESSREMILRMYQTQKGMQDQGMAMQDNQSAMGDAFNDAKNDDTFYLPPEIFNNEDFKRGMESFISPDGKSVRFIISHENDPLTPDGIKLVEKITTAAKEAIKGTPLEGSKIYLTGTAAAFKDMQEGNDWDLIIAGIAALSLIFIIMLLITRSLVAAAVIVGTVVVSLGASFGLSILVWQHILGIELHFMVMAMAVIVLLAVGADYNLLLVARIKEEIHAGLNTGIIRAMGGTGSVVTAAGLVFAFTMMSMFVSEMTVVAQVGTTIGLGLLFDTLVIRSFMTPSIAALMGKWFWWPQVVRQRPARAATPPKPLEPVG